The DNA sequence AAAGTCGGCATCCAGTCGTACACCTTCCGCAAGTTCGATCTGGAAAACGCCCTCAAGCGGACCAAAGAACTCGGTCTCACCTACGCGGAGTTCTTCCGCGATCACATCAAGCCAACCGGCACGGCAGAGCAGCACGCCGCAGCCAAGAAACTGTGTGCTGAGTACGGAGTGACGCCGCTCGCATTCGGCGTGGAACGGTTCACCAAGAACCACGACGCCAATAAGAAGCTATTCGACTTCGCCATGCGTCTCGGAATGAAGTATTTAAGTGCGGACCCCGACCCGGATAGCTTCGACAGCCTGGACAAACTCGTCGAAGAGACCAAAATCGCGATTGCAATTCACCCGCACGGCCCGAGCGGCGGCAACCGCAAACATCGCTGGTACTCAGCCGACGTGATTATGGCGGCAGTCAAGGACCACCATCCCTTGATCGGGACATGTCTGGATACAGGCCACCTGATTCGCATGGGTCAACCGCCATTCAACAGCCCACTCGATCCAGCCGAACAAGTGCGGAAGATGGGTGCCCGCAACTTCGGACTGCACCTAAAGGATCATGACAACAAGCGGCGGACTGACGTACCGTTCGGCGACAGGACGGGCACATTGGACGTGCCCGGCGTGTTACTGGCGCTCAAGGAAGTGAAGTTTGGGGGGTATATCAGCATTGAGTACGAGGCGAACCCGGACGACCCATCAGCGGATGTGAAGAAGTGTGTGGCGTACCTCAAGGAGGCGATCGCCAAGCTCGGCTGACAGCCTGCGATCTGGTCTGTACAATCTCCCAATGACCCCGGAAGAAATCGCCGCAGCCCGCGCGCGTCGGTACAACGCGACCGTTGTTCACCTGCACAGGGTCCACTCAGACCTGATGGTGTTGCGGGTGCGGCCGGATTTTCCACGGCCGGCGTACAAGCCTGGTCAATACGTCACGCTTGGCCTTGGCAACTGGGAACCGCGCACACCTGGCTGTCAGGACGAACAACTCGCGGACGAGGACCATGCAAAGGTTGTGCGTCGATCGTACTCCATCTCCTCGTCCATTTATTCGTCGCCAGGTATTCTGCGTGACATGACTCAGGACGACTGGTTGGAATTCTACGTCGTCCTCGTTCGGGAAGGGGAGTTGGGCGGACGGGTGCCGGCACTGACACCACGGCTATTCGAGCTAAACGAAGGGGACCGGCTCCAGATCGGAGAACGAATCGTCGGCCATTTCACACTGGACCCGGTGAAAGATGGTGACACGGTGCTTTTTCTGGGCACCGGCACAGGCGAAGCGCCACACAATCACATGGTCTGGGAACTGCTTCGTCGTGGGCACGCAGGCTCCATAGTGCAGGCCTGCTGTGTCCGCTTTTTGCGTGATCTCGGCTACCTGACGACACAACAACGGTTGATGGAACAGTTCCCACAGTACAAGTACCTGCCCTTGGCTACCCGAGAACCAGGGTTGAGCAAAAAGGCATACATCCAGGACTTGCTCGTGGCAGGCGAGTTGGACACTGCTGCAGGAGGCCGATTGGATCCGGCCAGTACCCATGTTTATCTCTGTGGCAACCCGAAGATGATCGGGGTTCCGGTCAAAAACAAGACCACCGGCGAACGGACGTACCCGGAACCGATCGGTGTGATTCAGCTTCTGGAGGAGCGTGGATTTG is a window from the Candidatus Hydrogenedentota bacterium genome containing:
- a CDS encoding sugar phosphate isomerase/epimerase — protein: MKVGIQSYTFRKFDLENALKRTKELGLTYAEFFRDHIKPTGTAEQHAAAKKLCAEYGVTPLAFGVERFTKNHDANKKLFDFAMRLGMKYLSADPDPDSFDSLDKLVEETKIAIAIHPHGPSGGNRKHRWYSADVIMAAVKDHHPLIGTCLDTGHLIRMGQPPFNSPLDPAEQVRKMGARNFGLHLKDHDNKRRTDVPFGDRTGTLDVPGVLLALKEVKFGGYISIEYEANPDDPSADVKKCVAYLKEAIAKLG
- a CDS encoding ferredoxin--NADP reductase; the encoded protein is MTPEEIAAARARRYNATVVHLHRVHSDLMVLRVRPDFPRPAYKPGQYVTLGLGNWEPRTPGCQDEQLADEDHAKVVRRSYSISSSIYSSPGILRDMTQDDWLEFYVVLVREGELGGRVPALTPRLFELNEGDRLQIGERIVGHFTLDPVKDGDTVLFLGTGTGEAPHNHMVWELLRRGHAGSIVQACCVRFLRDLGYLTTQQRLMEQFPQYKYLPLATREPGLSKKAYIQDLLVAGELDTAAGGRLDPASTHVYLCGNPKMIGVPVKNKTTGERTYPEPIGVIQLLEERGFVADQAAIKLKGNVHFEEYW